In Solidesulfovibrio carbinoliphilus subsp. oakridgensis, the sequence CCTGACCGAACTCGCTGCGGCCGAGTCAGGGGAACTGACCGCCGGGCTTGCCTATTGCACCCGGGTGCTCAAAGAGGCCCTGCGACCCCAGGGCATCAACATCGGACTCAACCTCGGCGAGGCTGCCGGGGCCGGGATTGCCGCCCACCTCCATTTCCAGATCGTGCCCCGGTGGAACGGCGATTCCTCGTTCATGGCCGTTTTCGGGGAAACCCGGATCGTGCCCCAGCTCCTGCTCTCCACCTATGACCGGCTTTTGCCTTTCTTTACGGATTACCCCGCAACCGTTACGTCGTGACAAGGAGGCCTCCATGCGCGTGATCAAGGTGCTTTTCCTGCTTGCGTTCTTCTTTTTCTGCATGCTCTTTTTCGTGCAGAACACGGCCATTCTGGAAACGCCGCTCTTGCTCAAGATCGGCGCCTTCGGCTTCCACGCCGAGACCCCGGCCGTGCCCTTCTACGTGGTGCTCCTCCTGGCCTTTGTCGCGGGCGGCCTTTTCTGCACGCTGTATTTCCTGGCCGAAAAGGTCCGGCTGGCCACCTCGGTGCGCAGCCTGCAGAACAAGGTCAATGCCATGGAAAAGCAGCTGGCCCAGAAACGGACCGTCGCCTCTCCCATCGTAGCCCCGAGCTACGCCGCCGCGTCCTCGGTTGCCACGCCTCCGGCGGCTGAAGTCGTCGCCGGCGCGGACAAGAAGTCCGAAGCCTAGGCGCGAGCCGGCCTGTCGTGGGGGAGATCAAAATGACCCCCATGCTGGAGCAGTATCTGCGCGTCAAGGGCGAACACCCGGGCGCGCTGCTGCTCTACCGCATGGGGGATTTCTATGAGATGTTCTTCGAGGACGCCGAAACGGCGGCCCGGGAACTGCAGATCACGCTCACCTCGCGCAATCCCGGCGCCGAGGCGCCTGTTCCCATGTGCGGCGTGCCCCACCACGCTGTGGAAGGCTACATCGCCCAGCTCCTGGAAAAAGGGTTCAAGGTCGCCGTCTGCGACCAGATCGAGGACCCGAAGCTGGCCAAGGGGCTGGTCAAGCGGGCCGTCACCCGGGTCCTGACCCCCGGCACGGCCGTCGAGGAAGGCAACCTCCGGGCCAAGGAACACAACTTCCTGGCCGCGCTTTTTTTCGACGCCGACGAACGGGCCGGCGGGCTGGCCTGGGTCGACTTTTCCACGGGCGAATGGTCCGGGCTTTTCTCCCGCGATGCGGCCCGGCTGTGGCAGTGGACGGTCAAGATCGGTCCTCGCGAACTCCTCCTGCCGGACGGCCTGGAGCCGCCCAAGGACTTTCCCAAGGAAGGCGTGCAGATAAGCCGTTTCCCCCCCCGGCCCCACTTCGATTTCGCCGGCGGCCGCGACAAAGTGTTAAAAGCCCAGGCCGTGGCCGATCTGGCTGCCCTGGACCTCGGGGACAAGCCCCAACTCGTGCGGGCCATGGGCGCGCTTTTGACCTACCTGGCCGCGACGCAAATGCGCGAGCTGGGCCACCTCTCCCCCTTCCGGCCGGTCAACCTCGGCCGCACCATGCTCCTGGACGAGGTCACGGAGAAAAACCTCGAGATATTTCGCCGGCTGGACGGCGGCAAGGGGGTCGGGACCCTGTGGCACGTCCTTGACAAGACCATGACGCCCATGGGCGGCCGGCTCCTCGAATCCCGGCTGCGCCAGCCCTGGCTCGACCTCGGGCCGATCCTCGAAACCCAGGCGGCCGTGGCCAGCCTTGCGGCGGACGAAGGCCGCCGGACCGGGCTTCGCGAGGCCCTCGCCGGCGTCTACGACCTGGAACGCCTGACCACGCGCATCTTTTTGAACCGGGCCGCGCCCCGGGATTTCACGGCCCTGCGCCAGTCGCTCGGGGCCCTGCCCCGGCTGCGGGAACTGGCTTCCGCCGACGACCAGGCGCCCAAAGCCTTCGTCGAGCTCCTGGCGGATTTCGACGCCCTGGAGGACGCCTTCGCCCTCTTGTCTCGTGCCCTGGTCGATTCTCCGCCGCTGGCCGTCACCGAGGGCGGGCTCTTCCGGCCCGGCTACCATCCGGAACTCGACGAGCTGCTGGAGCTGACCGAGCACGGCGAGGCCCGGATCGAGGCGCTCCTGCAGGAGGAACGGGAGGCCTGCAACCTGCCGCGCCTCAAGCTCGGCTACAACCGGGTCTTCGGCTATTATTTCGAATTGTCCAAATCCGCCGGCTCTCCGCCCGGGCACTTCGAACGCCGCCAGACCCTGGCCAATTGCGAACGCTACGTCACCCCGGCCCTCAAGGACCTGGAGGAAAGGCTCCTCTCCGCCGCCGACAAGCGGAAAACGCTCGAATACAACCTGTTTCTGGACCTGCGGACCCAGGTCGCCGGACTTCGCGACCGGATCATGGGCACGGCCGCCCGGGTCGCCCGCCTGGACGTCTGGCAGGGGCTGGCCGAGGCGGCGGTGATCGGCGAATGGACCCGGCCGGAACTGCGCCAGGATCTTGGCATCACGATCCGGGCCGGCCGCCACCCGGTCATCGAGGCCGCCCAGGGCATCGGCAACTACATCCCAAACGACATCAGCGTGGACGACGCGGCCCGGCTGCTCCTCATCACCGGCCCGAACATGGCCGGCAAGTCCACGGTCCTGCGCCAGACGGCGCTGATCGCCATCCTGGCCCAGATCGGCTCGTTCGTGCCGGCCACGCAAGCCGTCATCGGGCTGGTCGACCGGGTCTTCTGCCGGGTCGGGGCCTCGGACAACCTGGCCCGGGGCCAGTCCACCTTCATGGTCGAGATGATGGAGACGGCCCGCATCCTGCGCCAGGCCGGCAAGCGAAGCCTCGTCATCCTGGACGAGATCGGCCGGGGCACGGCCACCTTCGACGGCCTGGC encodes:
- a CDS encoding HIT family protein, which translates into the protein MEVLWAPWRMDYILGPKPDACVFCLPENRDEDRDRLVLARGCHTFVIMNKFPYNSGHLMVTPVRHVSCLTELAAAESGELTAGLAYCTRVLKEALRPQGINIGLNLGEAAGAGIAAHLHFQIVPRWNGDSSFMAVFGETRIVPQLLLSTYDRLLPFFTDYPATVTS
- a CDS encoding lipopolysaccharide assembly protein LapA domain-containing protein; its protein translation is MRVIKVLFLLAFFFFCMLFFVQNTAILETPLLLKIGAFGFHAETPAVPFYVVLLLAFVAGGLFCTLYFLAEKVRLATSVRSLQNKVNAMEKQLAQKRTVASPIVAPSYAAASSVATPPAAEVVAGADKKSEA
- the mutS gene encoding DNA mismatch repair protein MutS, whose protein sequence is MTPMLEQYLRVKGEHPGALLLYRMGDFYEMFFEDAETAARELQITLTSRNPGAEAPVPMCGVPHHAVEGYIAQLLEKGFKVAVCDQIEDPKLAKGLVKRAVTRVLTPGTAVEEGNLRAKEHNFLAALFFDADERAGGLAWVDFSTGEWSGLFSRDAARLWQWTVKIGPRELLLPDGLEPPKDFPKEGVQISRFPPRPHFDFAGGRDKVLKAQAVADLAALDLGDKPQLVRAMGALLTYLAATQMRELGHLSPFRPVNLGRTMLLDEVTEKNLEIFRRLDGGKGVGTLWHVLDKTMTPMGGRLLESRLRQPWLDLGPILETQAAVASLAADEGRRTGLREALAGVYDLERLTTRIFLNRAAPRDFTALRQSLGALPRLRELASADDQAPKAFVELLADFDALEDAFALLSRALVDSPPLAVTEGGLFRPGYHPELDELLELTEHGEARIEALLQEEREACNLPRLKLGYNRVFGYYFELSKSAGSPPGHFERRQTLANCERYVTPALKDLEERLLSAADKRKTLEYNLFLDLRTQVAGLRDRIMGTAARVARLDVWQGLAEAAVIGEWTRPELRQDLGITIRAGRHPVIEAAQGIGNYIPNDISVDDAARLLLITGPNMAGKSTVLRQTALIAILAQIGSFVPATQAVIGLVDRVFCRVGASDNLARGQSTFMVEMMETARILRQAGKRSLVILDEIGRGTATFDGLALAWAVVEDLAGREGGQGVRTLFATHYHELTALEGRLPGLRNFNIAVKEWKGDIIFLRRLLPGPADRSYGVEVARLAGVPRNVVKRARELLETLERSRDPGKEAGRGGRERGQPVLPGLMAPAPAETDAPVADPGRPLLDELSRLELDRMTPLEALTLLCDWKNRFGGHAAQGD